One Brassica napus cultivar Da-Ae chromosome C2, Da-Ae, whole genome shotgun sequence DNA window includes the following coding sequences:
- the LOC125582462 gene encoding mucin-7-like, translating into MDQVNEGLSTTPSPTDAFSVPLSSSSPPVPPLCTASDCCDSSPSSLMRSSSLPILPSTTWESFEGLEISETKPPPGTDVKETMEKASLAITSTLLSDTTTLLPLTSSAPVMSSYETSLPVAPTLTSEAVIVQLRDTTSPSLASVISINAITSITVSDAPTS; encoded by the coding sequence ATGGACCAGGTGAATGAAGGTTTGTCTACTACGCCGTCTCCAACTGATGCGTTCTCGGTTCCTCTCTCTTCGTCGTCTCCGCCTGTCCCTCCTCTATGTACGGCTTCGGATTGTTGTGACAGTTCGCCATCATCTCTGATGCGTTCCTCGTCTCTGCCCATACTTCCATCAACGACTTGGGAAAGTTTTGAAGGTTTGGAGATCTCTGAAACTAAGCCTCCTCCGGGAACTGACGTGAAAGAAACAATGGAGAAAGCCTCTCTCGCTATCACCAGTACTCTTTTGTCTGACACCACCACTCTTCTACCGTTGACCTCATCTGCTCCAGTAATGTCATCTTACGAAACCTCTCTGCCCGTGGCTCCTACGTTGACCTCAGAAGCCGTTATAGTTCAATTACGTGACACTACTTCACCGTCTCTGGCTTCAGTTATCTCCATCAATGCAATAACCTCTATTACTGTGAGCGATGCTCCGACGTCTTAG
- the LOC125581458 gene encoding uncharacterized protein LOC125581458: MFHIPHQPTRHWVIQRGVWHIDDCLLFVLPWTPEGSFNIPEISTLPVWANLKNVPDCCYSRLGISHVASGLGEPILTHKPRFDPTSMGEAKVLVEMELDRDFPKLIALDDKQGNIFLVNVEYTWIPSMCERCGNLGHKAKRCLLPSTTAQVAAPSIDTCSEVPVVDIDILQQKDNVDSSSAAIHQKEIHPNAKLSLPTPDCSEPQKHITEIEGLVYELEITPALQPTLEQENSTASPNSVTTLPILVDSQSTPTATPIMESPPSIITNTKVCKTLVVDPLTTSSNPCAFENPSRFEVLGDVDEVVTEPSSSLSLTRGGRETKLPIKYQDMEWKTIRERGKRGRRGRGSYH; encoded by the coding sequence ATGTTTCATATCCCGCACCAACCTACTCGTCATTGGGTGATTCAGCGAGGTGTATGGCATATTGATGATTGCTTACTTTTCGTACTGCCATGGACTCCAGAAGGTTCTTTTAATATCCCTGAAATCTCTACGCTTCCGGTTTGGGCCAACTTGAAGAATGTTCCGGATTGTTGCTACTCAAGATTAGGAATAAGTCATGTTGCTTCAGGACTTGGAGAACCTATTCTTACGCATAAACCCCGGTTTGATCCTACTAGTATGGGCGAAGCAAAGGTTTTAGTTGAGATGGAGCTGGATAGAGACTTTCCAAAACTTATTGCCCTGGATGATAAACAAGGTAACATCTTTCTTGTTAATGTTGAGTATACATGGATTCCATCTATGTGTGAGAGGTGTGGTAATCTAGGGCACAAAGCGAAGAGATGTCTCCTCCCTTCTACAACTGCTCAGGTCGCTGCCCCTTCTATAGACACATGTTCTGAGGTCCCGGTAGTGGATATTGATATCCTTCAGCAAAAGGATAATGTTGACTCATCTTCAGCAGCTATCCATCAAAAAGAAATACATCCCAATGCAAAGCTCTCTCTTCCAACTCCAGATTGTAGTGAGCCTCAGAAGCATATTACAGAGATTGAAGGTCTCGTATATGAACTTGAAATCACTCCGGCTTTGCAACCTACTTTAGAGCAGGAGAACTCCACTGCTTCGCCAAACTCTGTCACCACTTTGCCCATATTAGTAGATTCACAATCTACTCCCACTGCAACACCTATTATGGAGTCTCCTCCATCAATCATTACCAACACTAAGGTTTGTAAAACTTTAGTTGTTGATCCCTTAACCACATCATCTAACCCTTGCGCATTTGAGAATCCTTCTCGGTTCGAAGTGTTAGGTGATGTGGATGAAGTTGTGACAGAGCCATCCAGCTCGCTCAGCTTGACAAGAGGTGGGAGAGAGACAAAACTTCCTATTAAATACCAAGATATGGAATGGAAGACTATTCGAGAGAGAGGAAAACGTGGTCGCCGTGGCCGTGGTTCTTATCACTAG